A genomic window from Archaeoglobus profundus DSM 5631 includes:
- a CDS encoding aldehyde ferredoxin oxidoreductase family protein translates to MGYMGKILKVNLSDGTVKTEKIDMDIARKYLGGKGYAVRIFYDYLQRYKKEGISPRDINPFGEENVLIFATGPATGIVGFPKSGRYHVMALRSPLTGSIASANSGGRWGPFLKFAGFDMIVIEGKSEEPVYLEVLDGHAEIKCAKSIWGMNVFDTERTLKERVGERCSVACIGPAGENLVYFANIMNDEHRAAGRTGVGAVMGSKKLKAIVVGGNERPQPAKPDEFDEVSKEAMNKIKKNPVTGEGLPKYGTAILVNVINNAGILPFKNWQTGVNPEADKISGETLAEKYLIKNKSCWGCAIGCGRVTAVKQGCFQILYSEGPEYESIWALGNSTGVMQLDAVIKANHLCDELGLDTISMGSTIACAMELVEKGYIPEELLEGVDLRFGNAAAMVEMIWRTAYKSGFGKYLALGSKRLAEMFGAPELSMSVKGLELPAYDPRGAKGIGLTYATANRGGCHVTGYTISPEILGLPEKIDSLTIEGKAQWVKTFQDFTCVVNSTVNCLFSTFALGAEDYAKLLSAVTGWNLTTEEVMKIGERIYNLERLIINEYGFNGKDDTLPKRLLQEPMPEGPAKGHVVELDKMKEEYYKLRGWVDGKPTPEKLKELDIP, encoded by the coding sequence TGGGTAAAATTCTGAAAGTAAACCTTAGTGATGGCACAGTTAAAACCGAAAAAATAGATATGGATATTGCCAGAAAGTATTTGGGCGGAAAGGGTTACGCCGTTAGAATCTTCTACGACTACCTGCAGAGGTATAAAAAAGAGGGAATTTCTCCAAGAGATATAAACCCGTTTGGAGAGGAAAACGTTCTGATATTTGCTACAGGCCCTGCAACTGGAATAGTTGGATTTCCCAAATCTGGAAGATATCACGTGATGGCTTTGAGATCGCCCTTAACTGGCTCAATTGCAAGTGCCAATTCAGGTGGGAGATGGGGACCCTTCCTAAAGTTTGCTGGATTCGACATGATTGTTATCGAAGGAAAGTCTGAAGAGCCTGTCTATCTTGAAGTTTTGGATGGTCATGCGGAGATAAAGTGTGCGAAGAGCATATGGGGTATGAACGTATTTGATACTGAGAGAACACTCAAGGAAAGAGTGGGTGAGAGGTGTAGCGTAGCCTGCATAGGCCCTGCTGGAGAAAACCTCGTATACTTTGCAAACATAATGAATGACGAGCACAGAGCAGCTGGTAGGACTGGTGTTGGTGCTGTAATGGGTTCTAAGAAGCTTAAAGCGATTGTAGTAGGTGGTAATGAAAGACCACAGCCAGCAAAGCCAGATGAGTTCGATGAGGTTTCAAAGGAGGCTATGAACAAGATAAAGAAGAACCCTGTTACCGGTGAAGGTTTGCCAAAGTACGGAACGGCTATCCTTGTCAACGTAATAAACAATGCTGGAATTCTACCATTCAAGAACTGGCAGACTGGAGTGAATCCTGAGGCTGATAAAATAAGCGGTGAAACTCTGGCTGAGAAGTATCTTATAAAGAACAAATCATGCTGGGGTTGCGCAATTGGTTGTGGAAGGGTTACAGCTGTTAAGCAAGGATGCTTCCAGATTTTGTACAGCGAAGGGCCTGAATACGAGTCTATATGGGCTTTGGGCAATTCAACTGGTGTTATGCAGTTGGATGCAGTCATAAAGGCAAACCACCTTTGTGATGAACTGGGCTTAGATACGATTTCGATGGGTTCAACGATTGCATGTGCAATGGAGCTGGTTGAAAAAGGATACATTCCAGAAGAACTGCTTGAAGGTGTTGATCTGAGATTTGGAAACGCTGCTGCTATGGTTGAGATGATCTGGAGAACTGCTTACAAGTCTGGATTTGGAAAGTACCTTGCTTTGGGTAGCAAGAGGTTGGCTGAGATGTTTGGAGCTCCAGAACTATCTATGAGCGTTAAGGGATTGGAACTACCAGCTTACGATCCGAGAGGAGCTAAGGGTATCGGTTTGACGTACGCAACTGCGAACAGGGGAGGGTGCCATGTAACCGGATACACTATATCTCCAGAGATACTTGGATTGCCAGAGAAGATAGATTCTCTCACGATAGAAGGAAAGGCGCAGTGGGTTAAGACATTCCAAGACTTCACGTGCGTGGTTAATTCAACTGTAAACTGTCTCTTCTCAACGTTTGCATTAGGCGCTGAAGATTACGCAAAGCTACTATCGGCTGTAACTGGCTGGAATTTAACAACTGAAGAGGTAATGAAGATCGGAGAGAGAATATACAACCTAGAGAGGCTTATAATCAACGAGTACGGATTCAATGGAAAGGATGATACACTGCCCAAGAGGCTTCTGCAAGAACCCATGCCCGAGGGTCCAGCTAAGGGACATGTTGTTGAGCTTGACAAGATGAAGGAAGAATACTACAAGCTCAGAGGATGGGTTGATGGAAAGCCAACACCGGAGAAGCTAAAGGAGCTTGATATCCCATAA